Proteins from a single region of Ziziphus jujuba cultivar Dongzao chromosome 1, ASM3175591v1:
- the LOC107419094 gene encoding probable F-box protein At4g22030: MASLQTSSLIFSSSSSSCPSKNRINAALQLPELPKLFKTQTRKVVERLNFQAVDGSTNTIPLQKIDNNNNNVFTIPELAESFNLSSTSKATAQFYAILEAVADRVEMHSNMGEQRNNWNTLLLNSINMITLTASTMAGVAAATTGGAGMSLLALKLSSTLLFSAATGMSLVMNKIQPSQLAEEQRNAARLFRQLQKKIETLLALRAPNEQDVKDAMEKVLALDKAYPLPLLGAMIEKFPKTFEPAVWWPQNQFQKRNESYQTTTEENNGWSEELEAEMREIIEVVKAKDTEDYERLGNLALKINKTLAIAGPLLTGIAALSSPFVGHGSLAAVAAVTAGSLATAVNAFEHGAQVGMVIEMYRNCAGFFKLMENSIEATLEESNVEKRENGELFRMKVALELGRSFPQLKDIAAKSASSRTDGTPIDEFASKLF; this comes from the coding sequence aTGGCTTCCCTACAGACTTCGTCTCTCAtcttctcctcttcttcttcttcatgtcCTTCTAAGAATAGAATCAATGCTGCTCTTCAACTTCCTGAGCttccaaaacttttcaaaactcaaacaagaaaGGTGGTCGAGAGATTGAACTTTCAGGCTGTCGACGGATCAACAAACACAATCCCATTACAAAAGAttgataacaacaacaataacgtCTTTACCATACCAGAACTCGCCGAATCTTTCAATCTTTCTTCCACTTCTAAGGCTACCGCCCAATTCTATGCAATCTTGGAAGCAGTAGCAGACAGAGTTGAGATGCACAGCAACATGGGAGAACAGCGAAACAACTGGAACACCCTTCTGTTGAACTCCATCAATATGATCACTCTCACTGCTTCCACAATGGCTGGAGTTGCAGCCGCGACTACCGGCGGCGCCGGAATGTCGCTTCTGGCTTTGAAACTGTCATCTACTCTGCTGTTCTCCGCAGCCACAGGGATGTCGCTGGTCATGAACAAGATCCAGCCTTCGCAACTAGCCGAGGAGCAACGCAACGCCGCCAGATTGTTCAGGCAGCTCCAAAAGAAAATCGAAACCTTGCTCGCTCTTCGTGCTCCAAACGAACAAGATGTGAAGGACGCAATGGAGAAGGTCTTAGCACTCGACAAAGCTTACCCTCTTCCTTTGCTCGGAGCAATGATCGAAAAGTTCCCAAAAACATTCGAGCCCGCTGTTTGGTGGCCtcaaaatcaattccagaagAGAAACGAATCGTACCAAACGACAACAGAGGAGAACAACGGATGGAGTGAGGAACTCGAAGCGGAAATGAGAGAGATTATAGAAGTAGTGAAGGCAAAAGACACGGAAGACTATGAAAGGCTTGGTAACTTGGCGTTGAAGATAAACAAGACTTTGGCCATTGCAGGTCCGTTGTTGACCGGCATTGCGGCTCTGAGCTCGCCTTTTGTCGGTCATGGGTCGTTGGCGGCGGTGGCGGCGGTGACTGCAGGATCATTGGCGACCGCCGTCAATGCTTTCGAGCACGGCGCACAAGTTGGGATGGTGATCGAGATGTATAGGAACTGTGCCGGCTTCTTCAAGCTCATGGAAAATTCAATCGAAGCTACACTTGAGGAAAGCAATgtggagaaaagagaaaacgGAGAGTTGTTTAGAATGAAGGTGGCTTTGGAATTGGGAAGAAGCTTTCCACAGCTTAAAGACATCGCTGCTAAATCTGCTTCATCTCGTACAGATGGGACCCCCATTGATGAATTTGCAAGCAAGCTCTTCTGA